The nucleotide sequence CCGCTGGCGACGTGCTTGACCATGGAGTTGAGGGTCGCGACGAGCGGCACGGCGAAGAAGGTGCCCGCGATGCCGGCGACCATGCCGCCGGCCGCCACCGAGAGCACGACCGCGAGCGGGTGCACCTTGACGACCGAGCCCATGATGAGCGGCTGGAGGATGTGGCCCTCCACCTGCTGCACGAGGAGCACGATGCCGACCATGATGAGCGCCTGCGTCAGCCCGTTGTAGACGAGGGCGACGAACACGGCGAGCGTCCCCGTGACGACCGCGCCGACGATCGGGATGAAGGAGCCGAGGAACACGAGCACGCCGATGGGGATCGCGAGCGGCACCCCGATGATCGCGGCGCCCCCGGCGATGCCGACCGCGTCGATGAGGGCGACGAGCACCTGCACCTTCACGAAGTTCTGCAGCGTGCTCCAGCCGGCCCTGCCCGCGCCGTCGACCGCGGGACGCGCGAGCCGCGGGAAGAGGCGCACGACCCAGCGCCACATGCCCGCGCCGTCGATGAGGATGAAGAGGGTCGAGAAGAGCACCAGCAGCACGCCCGTGAGCACGTGGCCGAGCGACGAGGTGACGGACAGCGCGCCGCTGAGGAGCGCGCCCGCATCCCGCTGCACGGCGTCGACCGCCTGCGCGTAGGCGTCGTTGAGCTGCTGCTCGGACAGCTGGAGCGGCCCGTCGGTGAGGAAGCCGCGGAGGTCGGCGTAGCGGGTGAGGGTCTGCGCGCGGAGGGAGTCGTACTGGCCGATGATCTGCGTCGTCACGAGGTAGACCAGGGCGGCCACCGCGACGATCACGCCGATCTCGGAGATCGCGACGGCCAGCCACTTGGGCACGTGGTGGCGCTGCATCCAGTTCGAGATGGGGACGAGCAGGGCAGCCAGCACGATGGCGAGGAACAGCGGGATGACCACGTACTCCAGCTGGATCACGAGCCACGCCACGACCCCGAGCACGCCGAGGATGAGGAGCAGCCGCCAGGCCCACGCGCCCGCGATGACCATCCCGGGCGGCACCGCCTCGGCGACGGTGCGTGCGACGGGCTGGACGGTGTCGATGTCGGGCTCGGCGGGCCGCTCGGCCGCGCGGGCGGCCGCCGCGGCGCGCGCACGGGATCGCTGGCCGAAGATCATGCTGGGAGTCTAGGACGGGGCTCCCGTGCGGCCGCTCCCCGCCGGGCCGGTGCCGGCCGGTCCCCGCCGCCCGGTCGGGGGTCGCCGCTAGCGTCGCACCATGGCCGACACCGTCTCCCCCGCCCTCGCCCGCCGCGTGGCCCTGGGGGCGCAGGGGCTCGGCCGGCCGCATCCGGGAGCCGCAGGCACGCGGCGCC is from Clavibacter sp. A6099 and encodes:
- a CDS encoding AI-2E family transporter, producing MIFGQRSRARAAAAARAAERPAEPDIDTVQPVARTVAEAVPPGMVIAGAWAWRLLLILGVLGVVAWLVIQLEYVVIPLFLAIVLAALLVPISNWMQRHHVPKWLAVAISEIGVIVAVAALVYLVTTQIIGQYDSLRAQTLTRYADLRGFLTDGPLQLSEQQLNDAYAQAVDAVQRDAGALLSGALSVTSSLGHVLTGVLLVLFSTLFILIDGAGMWRWVVRLFPRLARPAVDGAGRAGWSTLQNFVKVQVLVALIDAVGIAGGAAIIGVPLAIPIGVLVFLGSFIPIVGAVVTGTLAVFVALVYNGLTQALIMVGIVLLVQQVEGHILQPLIMGSVVKVHPLAVVLSVAAGGMVAGIAGTFFAVPLVATLNSMVKHVASGAWRGQPEPPPPAVPADAAHATRRPNPRKPTR